The Chryseolinea soli genome contains a region encoding:
- a CDS encoding sigma-54-dependent transcriptional regulator → MKKEEFVAINVLVVDDSPESVELIKRNLQSKGYAIYTAHNVQSAIKLLGSVAFDLLITDLQMPGGNGIELVRHTSENYKGIGILVITGFPSIQGAVESIKIGAEEYLVKSFTDEELFTAVERVLHKMHKQARASSKPAMQNFGIIGHSEGMKKVYNTINKAKPTRATVLIQGESGTGKELVARALHYGGQASAAPFVPVNCGGIPDALLESELFGYVKGAFTGATETRAGFFQTADGGTIFLDEISNTSLAMQAKLLRVLQEKEFYMVGSKKTLKVNVRVVAATNVDLMQLVKKGLFREDLYYRLNIISIDLPPLRERGDDLLELMDFFLSKYVHELGKPPMKFTPKALRAMQAYAWPGNVRELQNLIHRVVILAEDNSIDIPDLPESFRFSGVRTKGLDRPLEDVEREYIQDALAAHKNNISKTAIVLGIDRKTLRDKLKKYKLSV, encoded by the coding sequence ATGAAGAAAGAAGAATTTGTTGCGATCAACGTATTGGTGGTGGATGATTCACCGGAAAGTGTGGAACTCATCAAACGCAACCTGCAGTCGAAGGGCTATGCCATCTATACGGCGCACAATGTTCAATCGGCCATCAAGCTTTTGGGAAGCGTGGCGTTTGACCTGTTGATCACCGATCTGCAAATGCCGGGAGGAAATGGAATCGAATTGGTGCGCCATACGTCGGAAAATTACAAAGGCATCGGCATTCTTGTGATCACGGGTTTCCCCTCCATTCAGGGAGCAGTTGAATCCATCAAGATCGGCGCGGAAGAATACCTCGTGAAGTCGTTTACCGACGAGGAATTGTTTACAGCCGTGGAAAGGGTTTTGCACAAGATGCACAAGCAAGCCAGGGCATCCTCCAAACCGGCGATGCAAAACTTCGGGATCATCGGACATTCCGAGGGGATGAAGAAAGTTTATAACACCATCAACAAGGCTAAACCCACGCGTGCCACCGTCCTGATTCAAGGCGAAAGCGGCACGGGAAAAGAATTGGTTGCGCGTGCCTTGCACTATGGCGGCCAGGCTTCGGCTGCCCCATTTGTGCCGGTGAACTGTGGCGGGATCCCGGACGCGCTCCTGGAGAGCGAACTCTTTGGCTATGTGAAAGGGGCCTTTACGGGCGCCACCGAAACCCGGGCCGGCTTCTTCCAAACCGCCGACGGCGGCACCATCTTTTTGGATGAGATCAGCAACACGAGTCTGGCCATGCAGGCAAAACTATTGCGCGTGCTCCAGGAGAAGGAATTCTACATGGTGGGATCAAAAAAGACCCTCAAAGTGAACGTGCGGGTAGTGGCCGCGACCAACGTTGACCTGATGCAGTTGGTGAAGAAAGGACTGTTTCGCGAGGACCTTTACTATCGCCTGAATATTATTTCCATCGACCTGCCCCCGCTGCGCGAAAGAGGCGACGATCTGCTCGAGCTCATGGATTTCTTCCTGTCGAAATATGTTCATGAGCTAGGGAAACCACCTATGAAATTTACGCCGAAAGCGCTCCGGGCCATGCAAGCCTATGCGTGGCCGGGAAACGTCCGGGAACTTCAGAATCTTATCCACCGCGTGGTGATCCTGGCCGAGGACAACAGCATTGACATTCCCGACCTGCCCGAATCGTTTCGCTTTTCGGGGGTCAGAACAAAGGGACTTGACCGGCCCCTGGAAGATGTTGAACGCGAGTACATCCAGGATGCCTTGGCGGCTCACAAAAATAATATTTCAAAAACGGCCATCGTGCTGGGGATCGATCGGAAGACCCTCCGGGATAAGCTGAAGAAGTACAAACTGTCTGTTTAG
- a CDS encoding TerC family protein: protein MNDTTILWIAFNLFVLAMLALDLGVFHRKSHDVTPKEALTWTAVWVTLALLFNVFLYYYFDKETAVQFFTGYLIEKSLSVDNIFVIIMIFSYFNVPTAYQHKVLFWGILGALVMRVIFILSGVELIHRFHWLIYIFGGFLVITGIRMLVAGDAKLEPEKNPLVKLARKLFPFTPTFEGDRFFVRRDAKRWATPLFLVVILIEATDLIFAVDSIPAIIAISDDPFIVYTSNVFAILGLRSLYFALSGIEKYFEYLKYGLSAILIFVGVKMSITDLYKIPINWSLIVIVAILAVAMLASVWAQKKKPDAA from the coding sequence ATGAATGACACCACTATTCTCTGGATCGCTTTCAACCTTTTTGTGCTGGCGATGTTGGCCCTCGACCTGGGTGTATTTCATCGCAAATCGCACGACGTCACCCCCAAAGAAGCGCTCACCTGGACGGCGGTGTGGGTGACGCTGGCGCTGCTTTTCAACGTCTTTCTGTATTACTATTTCGACAAAGAGACCGCGGTCCAATTTTTCACCGGATACCTGATTGAAAAGTCGCTCAGCGTTGACAACATCTTTGTCATCATCATGATCTTTTCATACTTCAATGTTCCCACCGCCTATCAACATAAGGTATTATTCTGGGGCATACTGGGTGCGTTGGTCATGCGGGTGATCTTTATTCTGTCGGGTGTGGAACTCATCCATCGGTTCCATTGGCTTATTTACATTTTTGGAGGCTTCCTGGTGATCACCGGGATTCGCATGCTGGTCGCCGGGGATGCCAAATTAGAGCCCGAAAAAAATCCTTTGGTCAAGCTGGCCCGCAAACTATTTCCTTTCACACCAACCTTTGAAGGAGACCGGTTCTTTGTGAGACGTGATGCCAAGCGGTGGGCCACGCCATTGTTCCTGGTGGTGATCCTCATCGAGGCAACGGACCTTATTTTTGCAGTCGATTCCATACCGGCCATCATCGCCATCTCCGACGATCCTTTTATTGTGTATACGTCCAACGTGTTCGCTATCCTCGGATTGCGTTCACTATACTTTGCGCTCTCGGGAATAGAAAAATATTTTGAGTATCTAAAATACGGTCTTTCGGCCATCCTTATCTTTGTAGGGGTTAAAATGAGCATCACCGATCTTTACAAGATCCCGATCAATTGGTCACTCATTGTCATTGTCGCGATACTTGCCGTGGCCATGTTGGCGTCTGTATGGGCGCAGAAGAAAAAACCTGACGCCGCATAA
- a CDS encoding toxin-antitoxin system YwqK family antitoxin codes for MTEIINHLLGKTKPKLKEGRWKAFNRHAVLIAEGCYVHNLKHGPWREYYDTGELMLEECYENGLPHGRYASYHPCGALVSEGVYVQGRREGYFKIYDKAGKHIKSLLFINNDLINEVHVHSHEKAEGRDGS; via the coding sequence ATGACGGAAATTATAAACCACTTGCTCGGGAAAACGAAACCCAAACTCAAAGAAGGACGATGGAAGGCTTTCAACCGCCACGCGGTCCTGATCGCGGAAGGTTGCTACGTCCACAACCTGAAACATGGGCCATGGCGCGAATATTATGATACCGGCGAATTGATGCTGGAGGAGTGTTACGAGAACGGACTGCCCCACGGCCGGTATGCTTCGTATCATCCTTGCGGCGCACTGGTGAGCGAAGGCGTCTACGTGCAGGGCAGGCGTGAAGGGTATTTTAAGATCTACGATAAAGCAGGGAAGCATATAAAGTCCCTTCTTTTTATAAATAACGATTTAATAAACGAAGTTCATGTCCATAGCCACGAAAAAGCAGAAGGAAGAGACGGGAGTTGA
- a CDS encoding ABC transporter permease, translated as MIKNYLTSVFRYVSKNKAFTLINISGLAIGMIACMLIVQFVIHEFSYDTFLDHKDQIFRVQLDRYNKGEISTRWASGCAGIGPDLKAEFPEVKYYTRMRWGNAMLSHGDVFFKEDNVKFATEDFFKIFSIKMLQGDRETALKEPYKMVMSQSLAKKYFGSENPMGKVIRNNGKTDYEITGIFEDLPDNSHMAIDGLFSFATYQAMNNNDPMTTWMWDGFTTYIMLDDKADPKTFESKIPALVEKKVGKELKDGNEDMVFHLQPVSSIHLDSDFIGEFKANGNRQSVYFLSVVAILILFIAWINYINLSTAKAIERAREVGVRKVMGSFRSQLIQQFMLEALVLNATAVGIAVGFVLLLTPWFSELTGRPLGYALFQQSAFWLGIGGLILGGALLSGLYPAFVLSSYKPVEVLKGRFKNTSRGVYFRKGMVITQFVASITLIVGTFTVYRQLRYMQEQKLGVNIDQTLVLNSPSVTDSTYQQKFQVFKQALLQYPEVSFVTASTAVPGSRPGWNAGGIRRLSQREDEANQYRVIMMDHDFIKAYGLEMVTGRPFSGDVVNENESVILNESAVHLMGFSKPEEALNDHIFFWGDTFKIVGVVKNYHQESLKKAFDPLVFRYDKSPGGTYSIKFNTANVKTSMANFEEQWKAVFPGNPFISFFLDDHYNQQYKSDQQFGRIFGIFSTLAIFIACLGLFGLSSLTALQRTKEIGVRKVLGASIPGILGLMSRDYLWLMAIAITLAVPLAWWTMHTWLLNFAQRIDLTWWIFALPSAAVVLIALLTVSIHTLKAARTNPVKSLRYE; from the coding sequence ATGATAAAAAACTATCTCACCTCCGTCTTCCGCTACGTTTCCAAGAACAAGGCTTTCACGCTCATCAACATCTCCGGCCTGGCCATTGGCATGATCGCGTGTATGCTCATCGTCCAGTTCGTCATCCACGAATTCAGCTATGACACATTTCTCGACCACAAGGACCAGATCTTCCGCGTACAACTTGACCGCTATAACAAAGGCGAGATATCCACGCGGTGGGCGTCCGGATGTGCCGGCATTGGCCCGGATTTGAAGGCGGAGTTCCCCGAGGTGAAGTACTATACCCGGATGCGGTGGGGCAATGCCATGCTGTCGCACGGCGACGTGTTCTTCAAGGAAGACAATGTGAAGTTCGCCACTGAGGATTTCTTTAAAATATTCTCCATCAAAATGCTGCAAGGCGACCGGGAGACGGCCTTGAAAGAACCCTATAAAATGGTCATGTCCCAGTCGTTGGCCAAGAAGTATTTTGGCAGCGAAAACCCGATGGGTAAGGTGATCCGCAACAACGGCAAGACCGACTATGAGATCACCGGCATCTTCGAAGACCTGCCCGACAATTCGCACATGGCGATCGACGGCTTGTTCTCTTTTGCCACGTACCAGGCCATGAACAATAACGACCCCATGACCACCTGGATGTGGGACGGGTTCACAACGTATATCATGCTGGACGACAAAGCCGATCCCAAAACCTTCGAGTCCAAGATACCAGCCCTGGTGGAAAAGAAAGTCGGCAAGGAATTGAAAGATGGCAACGAGGACATGGTCTTCCACCTGCAGCCGGTCTCCTCCATTCACCTCGATTCGGATTTCATTGGCGAGTTCAAGGCGAATGGCAACCGGCAGTCGGTCTATTTTCTTTCGGTGGTGGCCATCCTCATTTTGTTTATTGCCTGGATCAACTACATCAACCTGTCCACTGCCAAGGCCATCGAACGGGCGCGCGAAGTGGGCGTGCGCAAGGTGATGGGAAGTTTTCGTTCGCAGTTGATCCAGCAGTTCATGTTGGAGGCATTGGTGCTCAATGCCACGGCGGTGGGCATCGCCGTGGGGTTCGTGTTGTTGCTCACGCCCTGGTTCAGCGAACTGACGGGGCGACCGCTGGGCTATGCGCTGTTTCAGCAAAGCGCGTTCTGGCTTGGGATAGGAGGGCTGATCTTGGGTGGCGCATTGCTCTCGGGGTTATACCCGGCCTTTGTGCTGTCGTCCTACAAGCCCGTCGAAGTATTAAAAGGAAGGTTTAAGAATACGAGTCGTGGCGTGTATTTCCGCAAGGGCATGGTGATCACACAATTTGTGGCCTCCATCACGCTCATTGTCGGTACGTTCACAGTCTACCGGCAACTGCGGTATATGCAAGAACAGAAGCTTGGGGTGAACATCGACCAAACGCTCGTCCTGAACTCGCCCAGCGTGACGGACTCCACCTATCAGCAAAAGTTCCAGGTGTTCAAGCAGGCGCTTTTACAATACCCCGAAGTTTCCTTTGTCACGGCATCGACCGCGGTGCCTGGTTCGCGACCGGGATGGAACGCGGGGGGTATCCGCCGGTTGAGCCAGCGCGAGGACGAAGCCAATCAATATCGTGTCATCATGATGGACCACGATTTCATCAAAGCCTATGGGCTGGAGATGGTCACCGGCCGGCCCTTTTCGGGCGACGTCGTGAACGAGAACGAGTCCGTGATCCTCAACGAATCGGCCGTACACCTCATGGGCTTTAGCAAGCCGGAAGAAGCCCTGAATGATCACATCTTTTTTTGGGGCGACACCTTTAAGATCGTGGGCGTGGTAAAGAACTATCACCAGGAGTCGCTCAAGAAAGCATTCGATCCCCTGGTCTTTCGCTATGACAAATCCCCTGGCGGAACCTACTCCATCAAGTTCAATACCGCCAATGTGAAAACCTCGATGGCGAACTTCGAAGAACAATGGAAGGCCGTGTTCCCCGGCAACCCCTTCATCAGTTTCTTCCTCGACGATCACTACAATCAGCAATACAAATCCGACCAGCAATTCGGTCGCATCTTCGGCATCTTCTCCACACTCGCGATCTTCATCGCCTGCCTCGGTCTGTTTGGCTTGTCGTCGCTCACCGCCCTCCAGCGCACCAAGGAGATCGGCGTGCGCAAAGTGCTGGGCGCCTCCATTCCCGGCATCCTGGGCCTGATGAGCCGCGACTACCTCTGGCTCATGGCCATCGCCATCACCCTGGCCGTGCCGTTGGCCTGGTGGACCATGCACACTTGGCTCCTCAACTTTGCCCAGCGCATCGACCTAACCTGGTGGATCTTCGCGCTCCCCAGCGCAGCCGTGGTGCTGATCGCCCTTCTCACCGTGAGCATCCATACGTTAAAAGCGGCCCGGACCAATCCGGTGAAATCGTTGCGTTACGAATAG
- a CDS encoding tetratricopeptide repeat protein produces MAFRLLFCCFLCGVMIDARAQSDLITESIFGYFASSNRLLEYENITVDWKMDGPTQVQFNEGLNNLFENNPNQAEVNFSNVIAKDSLLWQAYYYRGICYKQLEKRKKARSDLKRAMQQHGPFFEGYMEMGKVEQLELNATEAQKNFNKGERLAPSKAVIYYLQGNLALDMTQRKEALKDYATCLQYDSLFSDARIHLGLIKIATEGKSDVALPYLNKVLQYDSLNRHALLFRSLLSADTRQNLADLNKAVQVDPANITVRYLRGLAFTQQGNYDRAFPDFNKVIEGTFESDNNFEGRQTWIDKKIDIQNAGSYTVRRVYGLPDKEAEKIKKAFCLLVLGSDAEALATLEQTKLKNYEPLCLFLRGVASEHMGKHIDALEFYNLALARDNEILDAHKKRGIYEQEMKEWDKSIADFTDVLRLSPETFIAYKWRGVSHYNLGKYEKAIADYTQYLKRDTTDLETIGYRAVAYEQTGQYLESCVDYADSQNRHVLDLNKLDGALDSLLSLKDTAKAYYYADRITKNVRYFTEGYVIKFRVMMKKGDWDGIEKEVYVAANNFRQGLNKKDHSYVLTVAGATSTRNKRYDEAINMLTEAIKVDKENAWALLERGKTWQAMGKKSKASSDWKKAMALGHPEAGGLLSGIGD; encoded by the coding sequence ATGGCTTTTAGACTGCTCTTTTGCTGTTTCCTGTGCGGTGTAATGATCGACGCCCGCGCGCAATCCGATCTGATCACCGAGAGCATTTTTGGTTACTTTGCTTCATCCAACAGGCTTCTCGAATATGAGAACATCACCGTCGATTGGAAGATGGACGGTCCCACCCAGGTCCAGTTCAACGAAGGACTCAACAACCTTTTTGAAAACAATCCAAACCAGGCCGAAGTCAATTTCAGCAACGTGATCGCCAAGGATTCTTTGTTGTGGCAAGCCTATTACTACCGGGGGATCTGCTATAAACAACTCGAAAAAAGAAAAAAAGCGCGAAGCGACCTGAAACGCGCCATGCAACAACACGGCCCCTTCTTTGAAGGCTACATGGAAATGGGCAAGGTGGAGCAATTGGAACTCAATGCGACTGAGGCACAAAAGAACTTTAACAAGGGAGAGCGATTGGCGCCATCAAAGGCGGTGATCTATTACCTGCAAGGCAACCTCGCGCTGGACATGACGCAGCGCAAAGAGGCCTTAAAGGACTACGCCACCTGTTTACAATACGATAGCCTTTTTTCCGACGCCCGCATCCACCTGGGACTGATCAAGATCGCGACCGAAGGCAAATCGGACGTGGCGCTCCCGTATTTGAACAAAGTGTTGCAATACGATTCGCTGAACCGTCATGCGTTGTTGTTCCGGAGCCTGCTCTCCGCCGATACCCGTCAAAACCTGGCCGATCTCAACAAGGCCGTACAGGTAGACCCGGCGAACATCACGGTGCGCTATCTCCGCGGCCTGGCATTCACCCAACAAGGCAACTACGACCGCGCCTTTCCTGATTTCAACAAAGTGATCGAAGGAACCTTCGAAAGCGATAATAATTTTGAAGGACGGCAAACCTGGATCGACAAGAAGATCGATATCCAAAATGCCGGGTCCTACACGGTGCGGCGCGTATACGGACTGCCGGATAAAGAGGCCGAAAAAATAAAGAAAGCCTTTTGTCTCCTGGTGCTCGGCTCGGATGCCGAAGCCCTGGCCACATTGGAGCAGACGAAATTGAAAAATTATGAACCGCTGTGTCTGTTCCTCCGTGGTGTGGCCAGCGAACACATGGGAAAACATATCGATGCCCTGGAGTTTTACAACCTCGCGCTGGCCCGCGACAACGAGATCCTGGATGCCCATAAAAAACGCGGCATCTATGAACAGGAGATGAAGGAGTGGGACAAATCCATCGCCGATTTCACCGACGTGCTGCGCCTGAGTCCGGAGACGTTTATTGCCTACAAATGGAGAGGTGTTTCCCACTACAACCTGGGCAAATACGAAAAAGCCATCGCAGACTACACGCAGTATCTCAAGCGCGACACCACCGACCTCGAAACCATTGGCTACCGGGCCGTGGCCTACGAACAAACCGGCCAATACCTGGAGTCGTGCGTCGACTACGCCGACTCCCAAAACAGACACGTGCTCGACCTGAACAAACTCGACGGTGCCCTGGATTCACTGCTCAGCCTAAAGGATACAGCGAAAGCCTATTACTATGCCGACCGGATCACGAAGAACGTCCGCTACTTCACGGAAGGCTACGTGATAAAATTCAGGGTCATGATGAAGAAGGGGGACTGGGACGGTATCGAAAAAGAAGTGTATGTGGCGGCAAACAATTTCCGCCAGGGCTTGAACAAGAAAGATCATTCCTATGTCCTCACCGTGGCCGGCGCCACCTCTACGCGGAACAAGCGATATGATGAAGCCATCAACATGCTCACGGAAGCTATCAAGGTTGATAAGGAAAATGCATGGGCATTGTTGGAGCGCGGAAAGACCTGGCAAGCAATGGGCAAGAAAAGCAAAGCGTCTTCGGATTGGAAGAAGGCGATGGCGCTGGGGCATCCAGAGGCGGGCGGGTTATTGAGTGGGATAGGGGATTGA